One Balnearium lithotrophicum DNA window includes the following coding sequences:
- the selB gene encoding selenocysteine-specific translation elongation factor, with product MQSKKFLVVGTAGHIDHGKTSLIRVLTGVDTDRWEEEKRRGMTIDLGFAHLELPNGVLAGIVDVPGHEKFIKNMLAGAHGLDLVLFVVAADEGVMPQTEEHLTVCQTLGTKRGIVVLTKKDLVDEEWLELVKEEVKDFVKGTFLEGAPIVPVSSKTGEGIDELLEELSKVSSQVKPKSSEGFLRLPVDRSFTVKGFGTVVTGTLLSGKLEVGKEVEILPKGIKSKVRGIQVHGKPVDRAFAGQRTAVNLAGVSKEEVKRGDLISAPGYLKPTKLVDVVLEVSRSADVVVESGFKVHFHHLTSETEGEVYLIDKEELLPGEKALAQIRLRDEVVPVYGDRFIVRNYSPARVIGGGWIVNPLPEKKFRRRFRDRWISFLTPLTEREKVEGKLIYLVGKFPGKFSYGDFVQRLALSPREAKELTEKLISETKINEFNRKLYPPTFKEELKRKILEEVERYHETYPVSEGINRESLRTNLNIPQELLETVISELSSEERIEEVGSQLKLKGFKPEPKGEFSEIADILRKYSKKSLFSPPSLKEISKETGISETKVYMTADYLVRNEGFHKIGNFLFSPDAFKKIVKILKEHFSREETLSVSEFKDYLGVSRKFAIPILEYLDSIQLTERKGNERIRGRAL from the coding sequence ATGCAAAGTAAGAAGTTTTTGGTTGTTGGAACCGCAGGACACATCGACCACGGAAAAACGAGTCTAATCAGAGTTCTCACTGGGGTTGATACCGATCGTTGGGAGGAGGAAAAGAGGAGGGGGATGACTATCGATTTGGGATTTGCCCACTTAGAGCTCCCCAACGGCGTTTTGGCCGGAATAGTTGACGTTCCGGGACATGAAAAGTTCATAAAGAACATGCTTGCAGGGGCTCACGGCTTGGACTTAGTTCTATTTGTTGTTGCGGCAGACGAGGGGGTAATGCCCCAGACTGAGGAGCACCTGACTGTCTGCCAGACACTTGGAACAAAGAGGGGAATTGTAGTTCTTACTAAAAAGGACCTTGTAGATGAGGAGTGGTTAGAACTTGTAAAGGAAGAGGTAAAGGATTTTGTAAAGGGGACGTTTTTGGAGGGAGCTCCCATAGTTCCCGTCTCCTCAAAAACGGGAGAGGGAATAGATGAGCTCTTAGAGGAACTCTCAAAGGTTTCCTCACAGGTAAAACCAAAGAGTTCTGAGGGTTTTCTGAGACTTCCTGTTGATAGGTCGTTTACAGTTAAGGGATTCGGAACAGTTGTTACGGGAACTCTACTTTCGGGGAAGTTGGAGGTAGGGAAAGAGGTCGAAATACTTCCGAAGGGAATCAAATCAAAGGTCAGGGGAATTCAAGTTCACGGTAAGCCTGTTGATAGGGCATTTGCCGGCCAGAGAACGGCTGTCAATTTGGCCGGTGTCTCAAAGGAGGAGGTTAAGAGGGGAGACCTAATTTCAGCTCCCGGATACCTTAAGCCCACGAAATTGGTCGATGTTGTCTTAGAAGTGTCAAGGAGCGCAGATGTAGTTGTCGAATCCGGTTTTAAAGTTCACTTCCACCACTTAACGAGTGAAACGGAAGGAGAAGTTTACCTTATTGATAAGGAGGAGCTCCTTCCGGGAGAGAAAGCCCTTGCCCAGATAAGGTTGAGGGATGAGGTCGTTCCCGTTTACGGCGATAGGTTTATAGTCAGGAACTATTCACCTGCAAGGGTTATCGGAGGAGGGTGGATAGTAAACCCTCTACCTGAGAAAAAGTTTAGGAGGAGGTTCAGGGATAGGTGGATATCCTTTCTTACTCCCTTAACGGAAAGGGAAAAGGTTGAAGGGAAGTTAATTTATTTGGTTGGTAAGTTTCCGGGGAAGTTCTCCTACGGCGATTTTGTCCAGAGGTTGGCCTTATCTCCAAGGGAAGCTAAAGAATTGACAGAAAAACTCATTTCAGAGACTAAGATTAATGAATTCAACAGAAAACTCTATCCTCCAACGTTTAAGGAGGAACTAAAGAGGAAAATTTTGGAGGAAGTAGAAAGGTACCATGAGACTTATCCTGTTTCTGAGGGAATAAACAGGGAGTCCTTGAGGACAAATTTAAACATTCCTCAGGAACTCTTAGAAACGGTAATTTCAGAACTTTCAAGTGAAGAAAGGATTGAAGAGGTTGGCTCTCAGTTAAAACTAAAAGGATTTAAGCCAGAACCAAAGGGGGAGTTTTCAGAAATTGCAGACATACTGAGAAAATACTCTAAAAAAAGTTTGTTCTCTCCACCATCATTAAAGGAGATTTCTAAGGAAACGGGAATTTCTGAAACAAAGGTATACATGACTGCCGACTACTTAGTTAGAAATGAGGGATTTCACAAAATAGGCAACTTCCTTTTCTCTCCAGATGCCTTTAAGAAAATTGTCAAAATCCTGAAGGAGCACTTCTCAAGGGAAGAGACTCTATCGGTTTCCGAATTTAAGGACTACTTAGGGGTGAGCAGAAAGTTTGCAATTCCGATACTGGAATACCTTGACTCTATCCAACTGACCGAAAGAAAAGGTAACGAGAGAATAAGGGGAAGAGCTCTCTGA
- a CDS encoding AEC family transporter, producing MEELLLNVIFPIYILIFLGYAFGKIWKSLETRTISTLVLYIFAPALIFDSFRELKSFENLTSISLSGLIVFLGVYSLSLLVEGLLLKEKNPAFELSSTVMNAGYLGIPLIYLMFGEESLPIALTYMVVMAIYHFTLGIVILNRDLSSGFKEALKIPLIYAVLLAFLLREVSLPSGVEKMIKLTGNATMPLMLVSIGISLSKVDLKGLEVGVLSTLVRFLGGTVFSIFSVEILGLKGLISKVLIVQSSLPSAVLNYVLCERFNKSPEIAASSIFISTILFPIYLILLKFLLIYL from the coding sequence ATGGAGGAGCTCCTACTGAACGTCATTTTCCCCATTTACATTCTGATTTTTTTAGGATACGCTTTTGGAAAAATCTGGAAATCCTTGGAAACAAGGACAATCTCAACGTTAGTCCTCTACATTTTCGCCCCAGCTCTCATCTTTGACTCATTCAGGGAATTAAAAAGTTTTGAAAACTTAACATCTATTTCACTCTCTGGGCTAATTGTTTTTTTAGGTGTTTACTCTCTTTCGCTCCTCGTTGAAGGCCTCCTTTTAAAGGAAAAAAACCCGGCTTTTGAGCTCTCCTCAACGGTGATGAATGCCGGTTATTTAGGAATTCCCCTTATCTACTTAATGTTTGGAGAAGAGTCATTACCTATAGCTTTAACTTACATGGTTGTAATGGCTATATACCACTTTACTTTAGGAATTGTCATTCTAAATAGAGACCTATCATCGGGCTTTAAGGAGGCATTAAAAATCCCCCTTATATATGCGGTTCTTTTGGCCTTTCTCCTAAGGGAAGTTTCACTTCCCTCCGGAGTTGAGAAGATGATTAAGCTTACGGGAAATGCAACAATGCCATTAATGCTTGTATCCATAGGTATATCTCTTTCAAAAGTTGATTTAAAGGGATTGGAAGTAGGAGTGCTATCGACTTTGGTTAGATTTTTGGGAGGAACCGTTTTCTCGATATTTTCCGTTGAAATTTTAGGATTGAAGGGATTGATATCAAAAGTTTTAATTGTCCAATCGTCACTCCCTTCGGCAGTCCTCAACTACGTTCTCTGTGAAAGGTTTAACAAATCCCCCGAAATCGCCGCTTCCTCAATCTTCATTTCAACCATTCTTTTCCCCATCTATCTAATTCTTCTGAAGTTTCTATTGATATACTTATAG
- the bioA gene encoding adenosylmethionine--8-amino-7-oxononanoate transaminase produces MISKETLKEWDKRYVWHPFTQMAEYVKYEPIVIERGEGCWLIDIDGKKYLDAVGSIWCNVHGHNVKELNDALCEQVNRIAHSTLLGLANVPSILLAKRLVEITPKGLNHVFYSDDGSTAMEVALKMAYQYWQLKGEKRRTKFIKLEEAYHGDTIGSVSIGGIDLFHSMFRELMFETFKVPAPHPYRFNGTVEECKEYSLNRLKEILEEHGEEVAAVVMEPLVQAAAGMIVHPEGFLKGVRELCDEFGVLLILDEVATGFGKTGKMFACEWEGVVPDIMAISKGLTAGYMPLAATLSTDEVYSAFWGGDYGSGKTFFHGHTFTGNQLGCSVALKNLELFEEKDWPESLRNKIDYLHKKLYEELSELKHVGDIRGRGFMVGIELVKNKETKESFSWKDDVGRRVSRRIVEKGVFTRPLGPVLVVMPPLAISKEEIDFMIRTYRDAIFEELER; encoded by the coding sequence TTGATAAGTAAGGAAACACTTAAGGAATGGGATAAGAGGTACGTCTGGCACCCCTTTACTCAGATGGCAGAGTACGTTAAGTACGAGCCGATAGTTATTGAGAGGGGAGAAGGATGCTGGCTCATAGATATTGATGGAAAGAAATATTTAGACGCTGTAGGTTCCATATGGTGCAACGTTCACGGCCACAATGTTAAGGAACTAAACGATGCTCTGTGTGAACAGGTTAACAGGATTGCCCACTCAACGCTCTTGGGACTTGCAAACGTACCTTCCATCTTACTTGCCAAAAGATTAGTTGAAATAACCCCTAAAGGGTTGAATCACGTTTTCTACTCTGACGATGGCTCTACTGCAATGGAAGTTGCCCTGAAAATGGCCTATCAGTACTGGCAGTTAAAGGGAGAAAAAAGAAGAACAAAGTTCATAAAGCTTGAGGAGGCATACCACGGAGATACAATAGGCTCTGTAAGTATTGGAGGAATTGACCTCTTCCACTCAATGTTTAGAGAACTCATGTTTGAAACCTTTAAGGTTCCAGCTCCCCATCCATACAGGTTTAACGGAACAGTCGAGGAGTGTAAAGAGTACTCGTTAAACAGATTGAAGGAAATTTTGGAAGAACACGGTGAGGAAGTTGCTGCAGTTGTTATGGAGCCCTTAGTCCAGGCAGCTGCAGGGATGATTGTCCACCCGGAGGGCTTTTTAAAGGGAGTCAGGGAGCTCTGCGACGAGTTTGGAGTTTTACTAATTTTAGACGAGGTTGCAACGGGATTCGGAAAGACAGGAAAGATGTTCGCATGTGAGTGGGAAGGTGTAGTTCCAGACATCATGGCAATATCTAAGGGATTAACTGCCGGATACATGCCGTTGGCAGCTACACTTTCAACTGATGAAGTTTACAGTGCCTTTTGGGGAGGAGACTACGGCAGCGGAAAAACGTTCTTTCACGGACACACCTTTACAGGAAATCAGCTTGGCTGCTCCGTTGCCTTGAAAAACTTAGAGCTCTTTGAAGAAAAGGATTGGCCAGAAAGTTTACGAAATAAGATTGATTATCTCCACAAGAAACTCTACGAAGAACTCTCGGAATTGAAACACGTTGGAGATATAAGGGGAAGGGGATTTATGGTAGGAATTGAGCTTGTAAAGAACAAGGAAACGAAAGAGAGCTTTAGCTGGAAGGACGACGTTGGAAGACGGGTTTCAAGGAGAATAGTTGAAAAGGGAGTATTTACAAGACCTTTAGGTCCTGTCCTTGTAGTAATGCCTCCCCTTGCAATAAGCAAAGAGGAGATAGACTTTATGATTAGAACCTACAGGGATGCCATTTTTGAGGAGTTGGAACGCTAA
- a CDS encoding universal stress protein translates to MLFERILYPVDLRRASINVKPYILKLKEAGCIEVHIVYVLIPSDWGILEKEEYDSEDKIEALRGTIDDGYVDALLRTYRKLKDLAKEFEERGIKTRVSLISGELAESLSWYTKEYNIKLVALGITDESLSFFKVGKVLDIIKEIESPILIVKTKEEEGNEEI, encoded by the coding sequence ATGCTTTTTGAGAGAATTCTCTACCCGGTAGACCTTAGAAGAGCAAGTATTAACGTTAAACCTTACATTCTAAAATTGAAAGAGGCCGGCTGTATTGAGGTTCACATTGTTTACGTTTTAATTCCATCAGACTGGGGAATCTTGGAGAAAGAGGAGTACGATTCTGAAGATAAGATTGAGGCCCTACGAGGAACTATTGATGATGGTTATGTAGATGCCCTCTTAAGAACCTACAGGAAATTGAAGGATTTAGCTAAGGAGTTTGAGGAAAGGGGAATAAAAACAAGAGTTTCCTTAATTTCAGGTGAGTTGGCAGAGAGTCTCAGTTGGTATACAAAGGAGTACAACATCAAGCTCGTAGCTCTTGGAATAACGGATGAATCCCTCTCATTTTTCAAGGTCGGAAAGGTCCTTGACATAATAAAGGAGATTGAATCTCCTATTCTGATAGTAAAAACAAAGGAGGAGGAAGGAAACGAGGAGATTTAG
- a CDS encoding universal stress protein, giving the protein MPLFEKVLYSTDFSPLAELALDYVKKLKEAGEKEVVVVHVVDDLSIELPDGADLLNDKELYKILPEVDQEYVTSLIERLEAVKRILEEEGLSVKIYLKYGNIPKQIVDVAEKEKVKIIVMGAHGKGLLTEILLGSVSTDVIRNAKCPVLIVKNREE; this is encoded by the coding sequence ATGCCGCTGTTTGAAAAGGTTCTTTACTCGACGGATTTTTCACCACTTGCCGAGCTTGCCTTAGACTACGTTAAAAAACTAAAGGAGGCTGGAGAAAAGGAGGTTGTTGTTGTTCACGTAGTTGATGACCTTTCAATAGAGCTCCCCGACGGGGCAGACCTTTTAAACGACAAGGAGCTCTACAAGATTCTTCCTGAGGTTGACCAGGAGTACGTTACTTCACTGATAGAAAGGTTGGAAGCTGTGAAAAGGATATTAGAGGAGGAAGGGTTATCTGTAAAAATTTACTTAAAATACGGGAATATCCCGAAGCAGATAGTTGATGTAGCAGAAAAAGAGAAAGTTAAGATAATAGTGATGGGAGCTCACGGAAAGGGCCTTTTAACTGAAATTCTCTTAGGAAGTGTTTCAACTGACGTTATAAGGAATGCCAAGTGTCCAGTTCTAATAGTTAAAAATAGGGAGGAGTGA
- a CDS encoding DUF814 domain-containing protein — protein MERKKVYLLFSGGLDSIIAAKLLKNLGFDVVGVHITSPFFEKDLEKLQDLANKLGIELKVVEAGDDYLEMLKSPVYGYGKNLNPCIDCKAYMLKKVKEVAGENGIIATGEVLGQRPMSQHLQAFNSIEKLSGLKGRVLRPLSGKLLPETDYEKEGVINREKLLDIRGRSRKKYPEILKKLGVNIEELPTPAGGCLLTEPSFSKKVKDLLEHGELSWENVRLLKIGRHFRLGNCKLIVGRNREENKRLEEFSRGGDIVIKVPNVPSPTAILRCKEEPSVELLKKAAGIVARYSDAKSEKEVKVALYKNGKLFKELTVEPLFDTKEFSVTG, from the coding sequence ATGGAGAGAAAGAAGGTCTACCTCCTCTTCTCAGGAGGGCTTGACAGTATAATTGCGGCAAAACTGCTGAAGAACCTTGGATTTGACGTAGTGGGTGTCCACATTACTTCCCCGTTCTTTGAAAAGGACTTAGAAAAGCTGCAGGATTTAGCCAACAAACTGGGAATAGAGCTTAAAGTTGTTGAAGCGGGGGATGACTATCTTGAAATGCTAAAGAGTCCCGTTTACGGATATGGAAAGAACCTCAACCCTTGTATTGACTGTAAGGCCTACATGCTGAAGAAGGTTAAGGAAGTTGCAGGAGAGAATGGAATCATCGCAACTGGAGAGGTTTTAGGACAGAGACCTATGTCTCAACACCTTCAAGCCTTTAACTCAATCGAAAAGCTTTCAGGTCTGAAAGGTAGAGTTTTAAGGCCACTATCTGGGAAACTTTTGCCGGAGACAGATTATGAGAAGGAAGGAGTAATCAACAGGGAAAAACTCCTTGATATAAGGGGACGTTCAAGGAAGAAGTATCCTGAGATTTTAAAAAAGTTAGGAGTAAACATTGAGGAGCTTCCTACACCAGCTGGGGGGTGCCTTTTAACCGAACCCTCCTTCTCAAAGAAGGTTAAGGACCTGTTGGAACACGGAGAGCTCTCCTGGGAAAACGTAAGGCTGCTGAAAATAGGAAGGCACTTTAGACTCGGAAACTGTAAACTGATTGTAGGAAGAAATAGAGAAGAGAATAAAAGGTTAGAGGAATTCTCAAGGGGGGGGGATATTGTTATAAAAGTTCCAAACGTTCCATCCCCAACGGCAATTTTGAGGTGTAAGGAGGAGCCATCTGTAGAACTTCTAAAAAAAGCTGCAGGGATAGTTGCAAGATATTCCGATGCAAAGAGTGAAAAGGAGGTTAAAGTAGCCCTGTATAAAAATGGTAAACTATTTAAAGAATTAACTGTTGAACCTCTATTTGATACAAAGGAATTTTCTGTAACAGGATAA